From the Telopea speciosissima isolate NSW1024214 ecotype Mountain lineage chromosome 9, Tspe_v1, whole genome shotgun sequence genome, the window CAGGAAACCCCAAAACAATTCGGgttgactaaaatgcccttcattTTAGGTGACCAAACAGGAATCGCTATAACTTCATCGTCTGAACTCGGAATTGCACGATTCCAGTTGCATTTCTAAGAGAACTCGACGAACTAAAATACTCATGCAGAATGCTCCACCCAGTTTTGTCATAATACCCTCCAAAAATGTCAACGAACACGCTACCAGTGcgaaaacctataaaatcaacattcttaatgcacctagccttcacccaaggctATTTAAAGCTTCCAAATACTGcaatgaacaatcttatgctgcCATAATTTACGGATGCTCCAACATCATTGCCAATATGTCACAACactgtcaaatgaccaaaatgccccggGAGAACTCCCAAACACTATGGGACCTCTGTATACACTGCCATACCCCTGTAATGATATCACTGCCGTAGTGAACACTGTAAGAACTACTGGGGATGGTGATGACACAATCCAGTCACTGCCTGCACTGCCATAAGCATGTCTACTCAACTAGAAAGCTGTTTGACTGGCATGAGCGTTGTAATTGCACCAAGATGTATTGTGTtgaccacaacaacacacatacactatgttgacaacaatgacaaccaacacacagtcactgccatctgcactgtgtgttcaacaCGCCTTACCCCTTCCTGAGCGTCTTACCCGaacgggggtaaggcggtcattgcatgtCACCCTGTGTCTGCACATCATGCCATGACAGGCAACCtgtgccgtagaagatctgattCTTTCATTAAATCctcaaattaaaagaaatttgtTGCCGTGAAGAGAGATGGGGAAGTTTTTTGTTGATAAACAAGAGAGATGGGGAAGTAATGGTGGATAAGTGTTGtagaatatattttttttgataaggaaATTTTATTAACGTTGTTCCCACAAAGTCGGAGTAGAAAAAAGGTTAAATTGTTGTTGAATAGTTGACTAGCTCCTTTTTCAAACTTTCTTTAATGGGTTTGTCTGATCGTCACCGCCTCATCGGCTAGGTGACAAAAGTCGTTCAAGCCTTCATGTATGACTCTCAAATATATCATTGAAGGGTCATCTTCAATGTCACTATGATGAGTGAAACAGATCATTTCACTATATTTGTAGGGTAATTTATTCATATTATCCCTGaagtttgacgaaaggatgattttatccttcaattttgaaaaattctacatACCCTCCTAAGGTTTACAAACGATAACAAATAaatccattccgtcagtttatgactaacactgttaaaatcaaaaggtaaagtgacaaaaatgcccttttaaaaaaaaaacaaaaaaaaaacctacaattcatcttccccaaatcgattgggaaagatgagttacAGGCTCCATCCATGGCTTTTAATGGAACATCTCCGATGAGCTTCCTTGCATTGTCACTCATCTTAAAGATCTCCACTTCATTAAGCATTGAATCGTAGTATTCAGACTTCAATGAAACCGCCGGACGCATTGCCAACCAGAGCTCCAGTGCGGTGTAGGAGTGCAGTGCTGCACCTTCTCCATTTGCTTTTTGGTGTCGATCGGTTTGACTGGGAAACCGGCTATAGCCAGTGAAGAATAGGGTTGGTCAAGCAATATAAGTAGGCTAACGAGGAAGAAATGTGGAGATCAGATCCTGCTTGCAACGTAAGAGCGAGTTTTGAGATCAATAGACTCTCCGTTTCTTCAGTCCCTGTGCAGCTAGCAGTGCCGTTTGATCGTCTGACCAGTGATCGAAGATGCTGATCTCTAGGATCTCAGTGGGTGGACCCGAGGAAGCGACACACCCGGACGCTTTGAAGGCCGCGTTGGCCGAGTTCATATGCACAATCATTTTCACAGTGATTTATCGGAGGgatcattaccatctaagtaaGCCGATGGAAGCAAAGGTCCGATCCCAATCAGATTAAGGTTATCAGAAATGGCTCCTAGAGCTTGGGGTTCCAGGGCATCGAACGTGGTCACCAGGACCCATGGCTTCTTGCCTGCCTCCGCCTCCGCTTTTTCTTGTTTCAACGTCTCAAACTGTTCTTGAAACGCTTCAAGAGCCGATTTGTTGTGGTCGTCGTTTGATTCGAGGAAGAATGAAGACGATGCAGGTGATGGGGCGACCTTCCTCGGCGAGGTTGGCAGCAAGGTCGGTAAGGAACTTTGAACCACTGGTTCTGAGTTGGGACAAAAAATTGGAATGGGAGGCGTCATGGGGTTTGAAACCATTGTCAAATCCGTCAGAGAAAGGGGCAAAGGTTAGGCCGTCGGCGGCGGCAGAAGTATTTTGGAGCATGCGGCGGTGGGCGGATAAGCTTGTTGCGAAGGTGACACGAGCGCCAGTGAGGAGGAGGCGCTTAGCAAGGGGCGTTCCCATACCCTCCACCTCCACTTGGTTGTCGGCCATGGTTTTGGGCCTAGGACGACGACGCTGCACCCTGTTGAAAGGGTAATTTTGGGCCTTGAACGACGACGTTGCATCCTGTTCATCGACGGTGAAAATGATGAACAAAGAATGAAATCTGTATTTGGGATTtgacccttaagggtattatggagaTTTCacaggtaagggtaattttaccatttaaaaAAGTTAACAGACATTTAACTACAAagactaacggagtggactaagttaaaataaattcataaaaatagggggtgtctgtgacattttgaccaaattTCATGGTAGTTCGCTAGGAATTTatatcctctcaatttgcctgcctgtatttgacgtcaagtacatctaatagagggagatgGATTCCACGTAGACCCTACCTCgaacagtgtgtttgggcagggggtaggatagtcaatGACAAgtctcctctgttagatgtacttgccATCAAGTACGTGCAGACAAATTGAGAGGATAGGGGTTCTAttggatttttatcctatgTTATATGTTGACCAGACAGCAGGgtgttgtcccctcacatggagGTTAAATAACCATTTAACCTCCCTGctcaaacacactgcccgaggggAGGTTATatgatcatttcaccccatgTACGCGGACAGCACCCTGAGCGGACAGTAGTGGATATAAATCCGGTTCTAGTATACCACATCACTGTGAGTTTGTAATTAATAagtatgtttttttctttttgtttatgcCTAGGACTGTGTGCTTGACCACGACCAAGAAATGTGGTACTCACAAGTCAAGACCATGatttataaaacaaaacaaaacaaaaaatcagaccATGAGCTCTTGCCTCTTGGCAGCAATGACAAGTCAGACTCTTGTGTATTATGCATATTATAATTACAGCTTTAGCTTTTGGGAAGGTTCATGTTAAGCCCCTAATAGTTTTTTCACATACATTCTGATGCTCTCTCTAGTGAGATGCAAACTGTTTCAATCTTCTAATGCTCCATTTTTTTAACGGTCGACTCCATATAAAGGCAGGTTTTAAGAATGGACCAACAAGGAAAAGAGATTTTAGTTATATGAGATTAGTTGTTTTATCTCACATGGCAAGTTGTATGAGGTTGGAATTTGGACATGTAGATCCCAAATTTCATTATTTATATTCCAAGTGTTTGGTTCAGTGGAGTTTACCATGTGGTAAATGaaacaattacaaaaaaaaaaaaatctttagatTAAAATAGAATTTTCTTTAGTAGGGCATGGATAGAAATGGGAAATAAGATAAGGCAGAGCAATAGAAGTGTAAATAAAGGATGCCTCATTAAATTCCATGTAATCAATTAATCACCTTCCTAGCAGTCACATTGATAAAGATAGAAACTGAAGCAATACAAAAGCAAGCCGTTATCCAAACACTTCCTTTTCTGTTCAAACCCCATAGCCTCAATCACTTGATTTAAAACTTTCATTTCAGATGATTAGAAGATTTCTCAAACTCTTTAAATTTATAGATCATTATACCCCCATCCAACTTCTTCGATCAAAACCTACGCAAAGAATGCAAGGTTAGGATAGAGAATGACAAAGCAACTCAATAAATTGAATTGAAACTCACTCACAAAGCACATCAACAATAGATAAATtagaactgaaaaaaaaaaatctttgtggGTTACTAGAATCGTGAAACCATTAAGAAGATGAATTGGCTTAGATTCATCACAAACCAGAGCATTAGATAAAATATTTAGTGATCCTATGAATTGATCTGTGGCTCCCATGTCAATGACTAATGAAACCATTTGATGTAAATATAGGGTATGTGGTTTTGTTGTAACACACCATGAAAACGGCATCGTATCGTTCTGCTTGTGAGATTGTTGAGATGTCCCTATCAAGGGACGACTTAGTATCAGGGGGTTTGAGAGATTGGTGAGGAGggtgcaaacttagtcccacGTCAATTAGGAGGGagatcctgagctattgataaagagtagtCTCATCTACTTGGTACAACGTGTTTTAAAGCCGTGAGGCCTATTGGGGCCAAAGCAGACAATATTATACCAAGAGAGGGGCTGGGTCCTTATATCCATAGATGTATTTAAAACATGTAACCTTATTTTGAAAACCAGAAGCAAATTAATGAAcatcttgaagaaaagaaaaagatgtttGGAATTTCAAATCTGATGAGAAAACAGAGAGAATAAGAGAGATTCAATGATCTTCTATCTTGATTTTATGGATCTCCTTAATCTAAACGCCTCATCTTTACTTTACGGCTCATTATGACTGAAAATTTTCAGCTATCCATCAATGACGATGCCATACATTTAAAGGAGTACTCAAGAGGTTAAAATTCCATACCAATTACAATTTAGatctaaaataaaatgaaatgataTTGAGTATAAAGAGAATGCTGATACGATCCTAGATCTCAGCCCACAAAACCGGTTCAGTAGGTGAGGGTGCCCAGGATTATATTAGTCCACACCGAGTTCATTACTCTTCGATGTGGGATACCCACCGGAGTTCGTTACTCTCGAGTGGGACGAGAGGATCGTAACATTCCACCACGCTTCGACCGACGTCCCGGCGGCCCACTCCATGGCGGCTTTCACTCCGGACCCCTTGAGCACCGTGTAGCCCTTTCCATAGGTCGCCCGCCGGTGCCCCAACCCGTAGATATGGCAGCCTACTTTGATACCACGATACGATCTTGGATCTCAGCCCACAAAACCGGTTCAGTAGGTGAGGGTGCCCAGGATTATATTAGTCCACACCGAGTTCATTACTCTGAGTGGGACAGTAGGATCGTAACAAACATGTACCAAttttgggagaaagagagtgaaaTAGAGAGACATACCAACTTTGACAGGAGCTTCATGCCAAagttttgatgcacttgatatCTGTAAAGAACAACATATGGTGAGGAATTAAATTTTAAACTCAGATTTCTAAACATGATATATGTTGCAAATTTGGGTAGTTCAAATTGTACCTTTGTCGACAATTGAGTTATGAGTAGTAAGCTCCCGCGAAATGCTGTGTGTCTTAAGTctcatcttttttttgggtaaataccTCCTTATTCTCAACATCAGTAGTACTTTTCCTCTTTGCAGACTTGTCTTcttggtcttcatcaacaattCTCTCAGTAGCCTCCTCATCATGCTCATTGTCAACACTACCTGACCATCTGAAGAAATCTGCTACCAACATGGCACTGTTTTGATTGTTAGGCATTTGCTGCTGCTCTGATTCCATCTTGCTTTCGAATAAGAGCTTCCACGATGAAACCCTGCTTCTGGGCTGTTCACAAGTACTGGTTTCACAATCCCAGAATTCAAAGCCAATATGTACAATTAAGTCCTCAATAGCATCTTTGCTTTCCAAAGGAAACCCAAACCaatcaaaccctttgaaatGGTGGATATAGATCCAATGGTTGTATAGCCTATTTTCACTATTGGATTCAATGTTGTCAATTCTAATCGAATGGTAACACTTGGTCCTCTTTCCTCTCCAACGGATACAAGTGTAAATCGAAAGAGTGCTATATCCACTGGATATTCAAACATATTGTTGGAATAACAACACACAGAACTGGTGGTGACCCATTAtagatctcatcatcatcatcagcagcagcaattGAAGGAAAAGTAGATAGAAATGTTCcctgcatatatatataaagactAAAGAGTGAAGGAAAAGTTCCATATATGGTCAATCATTCATATATAGAGAAATTAATCAATTGAGGTGATACATATATTTTAAGCTCtacttattatatatatatatatatatatatatatagcgcTAGCTGCTATTTAAAGTTACTGAGAGATtgaaagagagataaaaaggaCCTCACCTGCCCAAGTATCTTCCTCGTTGTCTGTGTTAATTTGTAGCAACCCCGCGCATCCAACTCTTCCAAGGATTCGGTTCCTTCGAGTCCATGAATTTTCTCTAAATTTTGACAATTCCTCATGTTTAATTTCCTCAATCTTTTCAGTTTTGACAAATCTGCTAACTCTTCTAAGGATTCGTTTCCTTTGAGTCCATGAATTTTCTCTAAATTTTGACAATTTCTCATGTTTAATTTCCTCAATCTTTTCAGTTTCGACAGATCTGGTAACTCTGTTAGTTTGTAGCAATTCCGTGCAACCAACTCTTCCAAGGATTCTGTTCCTTCGAGGCCATGAATTTTCTCTAGATTTTCACATCCATCAATGTCTAATTTCCTCAATCCTTTCAGTTTCGACAGATCTGGTAACTCTTTTAGTTTCTTGCAATACCCTGCAACCAACTCTTCCAAGAATTCTGTTCCTTCGAGACCGTGAATTTCCTTTAGATGAAAACAGTGGAAAATGTTCCACTGTTTGATAAACCTACTTCTAGATAACTCAATACCTTATTTTGATTTCGAGGTGCATCATTCCAAGCATGTTTGATACAACCACTTCTAGATAACTCAAGATGAACCAATTCCTCATGATAAAAATTATCTGGTAGATTTTTCAAAAGATAGCAATCCCAATGGAACCATCTTAATGTAGAAGGAAGATGCGAAAAGTCCCCATAAAGTTTGTCAATTTCTTTAAATTGGAGAAATCTTAAATGGTGCATCTTCTCAAAGTCTTTACAGCTTAAAACGTCTTCTgcttcaaatttaaaattttgatcaaGGAGGATACCTTCAACCATTTGAGTTTCCTACAGCAGAAAAATAGAATtccaagtaaaaaaaatataatgcaCACACACCCAAACAAAAGGTAAAGATGCAAAATCTTTACTCAATGCAATTTATATTATTGTACTTAGTAGTAATATATCTCCACAAACAAGGATTATATGTTTAAAAATGTCATACCCCGTGCTAGACCTACTTTCATAGTGTAGGTCCATGAGGGGTTGATTATATATTTACCTTTGTATATTTGTGTTATGTGGTTGTTTAGACTCGAACCATTATTGTGCTGCAACTCAATTTTTACCATCATACAGAGTGACAATATTCCTTATTAGGATTATATGATTAGTTATAATAAAAGGTGAACAAGGAAAAGATGCAAGCATTTAGCTCTTACCTTGTCTTTTTTTAGTACTTTAACGATCTCATCATGAGACCACAACCTACGACGTTTGGTGGGGTCCCCGTAGCTCTCTTCCATGATGATTCTCCTTCCCATATCTCGAAGTAGATCGTGCATCCACAATTTCCTATCATCACCTTCAATCTTTAAGAGGTGCTTTTGAATGAGTTCTTTTATTGCTAATTTTGGACCCAACTCACAGGCTTTCCATAAGGAACTTGCTTCTTCTACTTTCCATCCAATGAAATGGCATGCAACATCAAGAAATATGGTTTTCTCAGGATCACCTAGTTTTTCATAACTTATCATCAACTTTCGAAAGACCTTGTCATCATAGCTTTTTATTGACTTTCCAAACTTCTTGTCATCATGAATATTGTTCAATCTTTCTAATGTATCTTCCcattcttctttgctttttccaattagaaaagaacccaaCACTTCTAGAGCCAAGGGTAACCCTCCAACATGTCGTACCACTTCATGTGAAAGCTGCTTATAATCTTCAGGAGGTTCACTCCTTTTAAAGGCGTGCAAACTTAAGAGTTGAAGAGAATTCTTGAAATCCAATTCTTTAGGCATGTATATTGGAATATCtttatcaattttatttttatgtacatCCAAAATATGGTCATCTCTAGTTGTTATTATGACCTTGCTTCCTTGACCAAACCAATTGCATCCACCAGCCAATGCATCAAGCTGTTCACCATCATccacatcatcaagaacaagaaggattttttttctatGAAGTCTTTTTTTTATCAATGCTCCAGAAACACTTCTTATGTCACAATCCTCTTTCAAGATATCTTGAAGAAGTTGCTTTTGCAAAGAAGCTATACCTTTTTTACCATGTGATGCTTCTTCACTTACATCTTTAAGAAAGCTACTCCCTTCAAAGCTTCGAAAGATTTGGTTGTAAACAGCTTTTGCAATAGTTGTCTTTCCGAGGCCACCCATACCACATATTGCTACAAATCGTACATCATCAGAATCAATATCTAGTAGAGACAGTAATTTACGTACATGGAGATCTATTCCAATAGGGTATCTACATTCCTCCAAGGGGATGCTATCTAGTTCTCTCAAAGCCCTTTGAACAACTTCCTTGACTACATTTGACTGTTCCCTGCAATTATTTCATATAAAAAAGGTGTAGATTTTCAGTAAAACATAAAATTGATTACTTAAC encodes:
- the LOC122639176 gene encoding disease resistance protein Roq1-like, coding for MGGLGKTTIAKAVYNQIFRSFEGSSFLKDVSEEASHGKKGIASLQKQLLQDILKEDCDIRSVSGALIKKRLHRKKILLVLDDVDDGEQLDALAGGCNWFGQGSKVIITTRDDHILDVHKNKIDKDIPIYMPKELDFKNSLQLLSLHAFKRSEPPEDYKQLSHEVVRHVGGLPLALEVLGSFLIGKSKEEWEDTLERLNNIHDDKKFGKSIKSYDDKVFRKLMISYEKLGDPEKTIFLDVACHFIGWKVEEASSLWKACELGPKLAIKELIQKHLLKIEGDDRKLWMHDLLRDMGRRIIMEESYGDPTKRRRLWSHDEIVKVLKKDKETQMVEGILLDQNFKFEAEDVLSCKDFEKMHHLRFLQFKEIDKLYGDFSHLPSTLRWFHWDCYLLKNLPDNFYHEELVHLELSRSGCIKHAWNDAPRNQNKVLSYLEVGLSNSGTFSTVFI